CTTCTAGTTCTCTGTAGTGGAAATCCCAAATACATTCACCTTTCTCTTAACTGTTTTTTCTTGGGTAGCTTTTCTTTCTTTGTTACTATTAACAACTTCCTTTTTGTTTTTCCTACAGCTCTCTGCTGTTCTTATGGAACCTGCGCATGAATTCTGATATCTCCATCTTTTACAAGGTAGTTCTCCTGCCTTAAACATTCCTTTGATGCCTGATATAGCGTTTTGTACAGTATGATTGTCTCCCGTTTTTGCCCAGTCTAGGGCATTCTTATATACCATTGTACTTGAAGACGTATCAAGGCTCAATTCATTCGATGATTTGTCCGAACTTTctctggaatttttttttagagaTTTCGATGATTTTGCGGATGGATTGCTACTGTTtgaaccagttttatggtatgaATTCCAAACATTTTCTACTCTTGATTTTGGCCTGATTTGGCGTTTATGATCGAAATTGGCATGCTACCGTTCCCCTTGACTAGGTCTTTTTCATTCATATCTTTGCAGTCATGGTTAATACATGATTTAACTTTCGGTCTACAATCTTCCGTCAAGGAACCTTTCTCACTTGATGATGGCAAACTAGCTTTAGAATCATCAACTGCTTTTTTACTGCATGGGCAAAATTTGGTGACGGAATATTTTAATGGAACATAAGATTCTACAAGTCTGTAATAGAAAAGACTTTTTTCTGGTGAATTGTTTCTTGGTGATTCCCATCTATAAGCTGAAACTGTTTCTATTCTGCACAATTTTGAACATTGATCCTCTGTGGTTTCTTCACATTCTTCCTCATCCCA
This is a stretch of genomic DNA from Styela clava chromosome 2, kaStyClav1.hap1.2, whole genome shotgun sequence. It encodes these proteins:
- the LOC144419865 gene encoding uncharacterized protein LOC144419865, with amino-acid sequence MMEKSLWDADAGITLSGANKYRNINPAGQSQALAEQSKSKAKHQAMVAQVIDGWRGETDIEVNNAGNFYDEESFISSGVQCIEPQRRNFLDSLMCGWDEEECEETTEDQCSKLCRIETVSAYRWESPRNNSPEKSLFYYRLVESYVPLKYSVTKFCPCSKKAVDDSKASLPSSSEKGSLTEDCRPKVKSCINHDCKDMNEKDLVKGNGSMPISIINAKSGQNQE